A region of Bombilactobacillus folatiphilus DNA encodes the following proteins:
- a CDS encoding thiamine pyrophosphate-dependent dehydrogenase E1 component subunit alpha, producing the protein MAKKSIVDFEKIKQELSDLPTPIQVIDQNAKVVNKEAFDSFSDDQLVEFMEKMVWERALHEQTMNFSRQGRMGFYAPTAGEEASEMGTVMAMKDQDFLLPAYRDIPQLIQHGATVTEAFWWSRGHVKGNEFKARSLMPQIIIGAAYLETAGVALGLKKNGEDAIAFSYTGDGGTSQGDSYEGMNFAGAFQAPALFIVQDNNYAISVPREKQTAAKTLTLKAAAAGIPAVQVDGMDILACYSVAKAAREYILAGNGPVMIETLTDRYGAHSSAGDDPSRYRSKEAQQPWLDRDPLIRMRKILTDKGLWSEDHEEELTKKYKDSFKDALKEADAVEPEKVSDMLKRTFEVPTPEMQVEIAKFEEKESK; encoded by the coding sequence ATGGCAAAAAAATCAATTGTTGATTTTGAAAAGATCAAGCAAGAGCTTTCAGATTTACCTACTCCAATACAGGTGATTGATCAGAACGCTAAGGTTGTTAATAAAGAAGCTTTTGATAGTTTTAGCGATGATCAACTTGTAGAATTTATGGAAAAGATGGTTTGGGAACGTGCACTGCATGAGCAAACGATGAATTTCTCACGGCAAGGACGGATGGGTTTTTATGCACCAACGGCCGGTGAAGAAGCTAGTGAGATGGGTACTGTTATGGCTATGAAGGATCAAGATTTCCTCCTGCCTGCTTACCGTGATATTCCTCAATTAATTCAACATGGAGCTACTGTAACAGAGGCATTTTGGTGGTCTCGTGGTCATGTTAAGGGTAATGAATTTAAGGCCCGTTCATTGATGCCACAAATTATTATTGGGGCCGCTTATTTAGAGACTGCAGGTGTGGCTCTGGGTTTAAAGAAAAATGGTGAAGATGCTATTGCTTTCAGCTATACTGGCGATGGTGGTACTTCGCAAGGTGATTCTTATGAGGGAATGAATTTTGCAGGTGCCTTTCAAGCTCCAGCACTATTTATTGTACAAGATAATAATTATGCTATCTCTGTACCAAGAGAAAAGCAGACAGCTGCTAAGACATTAACTTTAAAGGCAGCAGCAGCAGGTATTCCAGCTGTCCAAGTCGATGGTATGGATATTTTAGCTTGTTATAGTGTTGCCAAGGCTGCTAGAGAATATATTTTGGCTGGTAATGGTCCAGTTATGATTGAAACGTTAACCGATCGTTATGGAGCACACTCTTCAGCTGGTGATGATCCAAGTCGTTATCGTTCCAAAGAAGCTCAACAACCGTGGTTAGATCGTGATCCATTAATTAGAATGCGCAAAATTTTAACTGATAAGGGTTTATGGAGTGAAGATCATGAAGAGGAATTGACTAAGAAATATAAAGATTCCTTTAAAGATGCTTTGAAAGAAGCAGATGCTGTTGAACCTGAAAAAGTTTCTGACATGTTGAAGCGGACGTTTGAAGTACCTACTCCTGAAATGCAAGTTGAAATTGCAAAATTTGAAGAAAAGGAGTCCAAATAA
- a CDS encoding alpha-ketoacid dehydrogenase subunit beta, giving the protein MTKKSYIQAITDALDIELQEDPKTLIFGEDVGKNGGVFRTTQGLQEKYGEDRVFDTPLAESGILGLSIGLGLTGWRPLPEIQFSGFTLEGVDSIAGQMARMRFHFNGKQTSPITIRSPYGGGTHTAEMHSDNFENFFVGVPGLRVVMPSNPYDAKGLLISSIENNDPVLYLENLKLYRSMKDDIPDEKYSVPLDQANVVQEGNDVTLVAYGAQVQEAQKAAEELAKDNISAEVIDLRTVSPIDTQTIFKSIEKTHHVVVVQEAQKMAGVGAQVASAIAEEAIMSLDAPIGRVAAPNSVYPFALAEEAWIPRKDEIVAKAKEIINY; this is encoded by the coding sequence ATGACTAAAAAATCATATATTCAAGCCATTACTGATGCGTTAGATATTGAGTTACAAGAAGATCCTAAAACTTTAATTTTTGGCGAAGATGTTGGTAAAAATGGTGGTGTGTTTAGAACCACGCAGGGTCTCCAAGAAAAATATGGTGAAGATCGTGTTTTCGATACACCGTTAGCAGAATCCGGTATTTTAGGCTTATCAATTGGTTTAGGTTTAACTGGTTGGCGTCCTTTACCTGAAATCCAATTTTCAGGTTTTACTCTCGAAGGCGTTGATTCGATTGCTGGTCAAATGGCAAGAATGCGGTTCCACTTTAATGGTAAGCAAACTAGTCCAATTACAATTCGTTCTCCTTATGGTGGCGGAACACATACAGCAGAAATGCATTCAGATAATTTTGAAAACTTCTTTGTTGGTGTCCCAGGTTTAAGAGTGGTGATGCCAAGTAATCCTTATGATGCTAAGGGATTACTAATTTCTTCCATTGAAAATAATGATCCAGTTCTTTATTTGGAAAACCTAAAACTTTATCGTTCAATGAAAGATGATATTCCTGACGAAAAATATAGTGTACCTTTAGATCAAGCTAATGTTGTTCAAGAAGGTAACGATGTTACTTTAGTTGCCTATGGTGCTCAAGTTCAAGAGGCGCAAAAAGCTGCTGAAGAATTAGCAAAGGACAATATTTCTGCTGAAGTAATTGACTTACGGACTGTTTCGCCAATTGATACGCAAACCATCTTTAAGTCAATTGAAAAGACTCATCATGTAGTCGTTGTTCAAGAAGCTCAAAAGATGGCTGGTGTTGGTGCCCAGGTAGCGTCAGCTATTGCAGAGGAAGCTATTATGTCTTTAGATGCACCGATTGGACGTGTAGCAGCACCTAATTCAGTTTATCCATTTGCTTTGGCGGAAGAAGCGTGGATTCCACGTAAAGATGAAATTGTTGCTAAGGCGAAAGAAATTATTAATTACTAA
- a CDS encoding 2-oxo acid dehydrogenase subunit E2 translates to MAFKFTLPELGEGMAEGEVANWLVKEGDEIKEDDSLVEIQNDKSVSELPSPVSGKIKQIVAQEGDTVEIGDPLVIIDDGSADTPDDDVAPAKEEKAPASEPVAVDAKKDAPSAAPTGQANQDYLAMPSVRQYARDKGVDLAQVTPSGKHGQITKADVDNFNGSGQPAAAPVSASASAEVEATPIKPYKSDEPELETREKMSMTRKAIAKAMSESKKITPHVTSFDDVEVSVLMANRKKYKQAAADKGIKLTFLPYIVKALVAVLKEFPEFNASIDGSTNEIVYKHYYNIGIATNTDHGLYVPNIKNADSKGMFEIAKEITENTQAAYDNKLSAKAMSGGSITISNVGSIGGGWFTPVINQPEVAILGMGKIAKEPYVAEDGSIKVGNMLKLSLSYDHRLIDGALAQQALNMMKSLLHDPEMLLMEG, encoded by the coding sequence ATGGCATTTAAATTTACACTTCCAGAATTAGGTGAAGGAATGGCTGAAGGTGAAGTCGCTAACTGGTTAGTTAAAGAAGGAGACGAGATTAAAGAAGACGATTCTTTAGTTGAAATCCAGAATGATAAATCAGTTTCAGAATTGCCTTCACCTGTTTCTGGTAAAATTAAGCAAATTGTAGCGCAAGAAGGAGATACAGTTGAGATTGGTGATCCCTTAGTTATTATTGACGATGGGTCTGCTGACACTCCAGATGACGACGTTGCACCAGCAAAAGAGGAAAAGGCGCCTGCATCCGAACCAGTAGCTGTTGACGCTAAAAAGGATGCTCCATCCGCTGCACCAACAGGACAAGCTAATCAAGATTATTTGGCAATGCCTTCTGTACGTCAATATGCACGAGATAAGGGTGTTGATTTGGCGCAAGTTACTCCTTCAGGAAAACATGGTCAAATTACTAAAGCTGATGTGGACAACTTTAATGGATCTGGTCAACCTGCTGCTGCTCCAGTATCAGCAAGTGCGTCTGCTGAAGTTGAAGCTACACCGATTAAACCATATAAATCAGATGAACCTGAACTGGAAACACGCGAAAAAATGAGCATGACACGTAAGGCTATTGCTAAAGCAATGTCTGAAAGTAAGAAGATTACCCCGCATGTGACAAGCTTTGATGACGTGGAAGTTTCTGTTTTAATGGCTAATCGTAAGAAATACAAGCAAGCCGCTGCAGATAAGGGTATCAAATTAACTTTCTTACCTTATATTGTTAAAGCTTTAGTGGCTGTTTTGAAAGAATTTCCTGAATTTAACGCTTCAATTGACGGTTCAACTAACGAAATTGTCTATAAACATTACTATAATATTGGTATTGCAACCAATACTGATCATGGTTTGTATGTACCGAATATTAAGAATGCTGATTCTAAAGGCATGTTTGAAATTGCTAAGGAAATTACTGAGAACACGCAAGCTGCGTATGACAACAAGTTAAGTGCCAAAGCTATGAGTGGTGGTTCTATCACTATTAGTAATGTTGGTTCCATTGGTGGTGGCTGGTTTACTCCTGTCATTAATCAACCTGAAGTAGCAATTTTAGGCATGGGTAAAATTGCTAAGGAGCCATACGTTGCTGAAGATGGTTCTATCAAAGTTGGTAACATGTTGAAACTTTCCTTAAGTTATGACCATCGTTTAATTGATGGTGCATTAGCACAACAAGCTTTGAACATGATGAAGAGTTTGTTACACGATCCAGAAATGTTATTGATGGAGGGTTAA
- the lpdA gene encoding dihydrolipoyl dehydrogenase, which yields MADVEQKDTVIIGAGPGGYVAAIRAAELGQKVTIIEKEYYGGVCLNVGCVPSKSLIQAGHRLRESKNGETYGIDTSKVSLDFTKTQAWKDEKVVKRMTNGVKMLLKKHKVEMIEGEAFLDNDHQLRVMSTGPKQFMDNGGGQTIQFKNLIIATGSRPIEIKGFKFGERVLSSTGLLNVKEVPKELVIVGGGYIGTELAGAFADLGSHVTILEGTDKIIPNFERDMVKIVEKNLKAKGIDIVTSAMAKEAKTSKNDVVVTYEVDGKPTTINADYVMVSVGRKPNTDNFGLEMTDVEMTDRGLVKVDEQGRTNVPNIYAIGDIVAGPALAHKAFFEGKTAAGAISGEKTANDFLSVPSVCFNDPEMASVGLTETEAKDQGKDVKVAKFPFAGNARAVSLDSPDGFVKLISDKKTGTILGGQVVGPSASTLVSELSILVNCQLNEEDVALTIHPHPTLGEPIQEAADMLMGYPTNI from the coding sequence ATGGCTGATGTTGAACAAAAAGATACTGTAATTATTGGTGCAGGCCCCGGCGGCTATGTTGCTGCTATTCGGGCAGCGGAACTAGGGCAGAAAGTTACGATTATTGAAAAGGAATACTATGGTGGCGTTTGTCTCAATGTTGGTTGTGTTCCTTCCAAATCTTTGATTCAAGCAGGACACCGTTTACGAGAATCTAAAAATGGTGAAACTTACGGTATTGACACTAGTAAAGTTTCACTTGATTTTACGAAAACGCAAGCTTGGAAAGATGAAAAAGTTGTAAAGCGGATGACCAACGGTGTGAAAATGCTGTTGAAAAAGCATAAGGTTGAAATGATCGAAGGCGAAGCCTTTTTAGACAATGATCATCAATTACGTGTTATGTCTACAGGTCCAAAGCAATTTATGGACAATGGCGGTGGTCAAACTATTCAATTTAAGAATCTAATTATTGCAACTGGCAGTCGTCCTATCGAAATCAAGGGATTTAAATTTGGTGAACGAGTGCTTAGTTCTACTGGGTTATTAAATGTTAAAGAAGTTCCCAAGGAATTAGTGATTGTTGGTGGTGGCTATATTGGCACTGAATTAGCTGGAGCGTTCGCTGACTTGGGCTCTCATGTTACAATTTTAGAAGGTACTGACAAGATTATTCCTAATTTTGAACGTGATATGGTCAAAATTGTCGAAAAGAATTTAAAAGCCAAGGGTATTGATATTGTGACCAGTGCTATGGCTAAAGAAGCTAAGACTTCAAAGAATGACGTAGTGGTCACTTATGAAGTGGATGGCAAACCTACTACAATCAATGCTGATTATGTGATGGTTTCTGTTGGTCGTAAACCAAATACAGATAATTTTGGTTTAGAGATGACGGACGTTGAAATGACTGATCGTGGCTTGGTGAAAGTTGATGAACAAGGTCGGACCAATGTTCCTAATATTTATGCTATTGGTGATATCGTTGCAGGACCAGCATTGGCACACAAGGCCTTCTTTGAAGGTAAAACTGCTGCTGGTGCGATTTCTGGTGAAAAAACAGCTAATGATTTTTTGAGTGTACCATCAGTGTGTTTCAATGATCCGGAAATGGCTAGTGTTGGCTTAACCGAAACTGAGGCCAAAGATCAGGGTAAAGATGTAAAAGTGGCTAAATTCCCATTTGCGGGAAATGCACGAGCAGTCTCTTTAGATAGTCCAGATGGTTTTGTCAAATTAATTTCTGACAAAAAGACTGGTACGATTTTGGGTGGTCAAGTAGTCGGGCCTAGTGCAAGTACGCTTGTATCTGAGTTGAGTATTTTAGTTAACTGTCAGCTTAATGAGGAAGATGTGGCTTTGACCATTCACCCACATCCTACTTTAGGTGAACCGATTCAAGAGGCCGCTGATATGTTAATGGGTTACCCAACTAATATTTAG
- a CDS encoding inositol monophosphatase family protein, which translates to MTNLHRIQQHVLEILTQVKNQLQADLSYQTIQIKSSSTDLVTERDKSVEQQIITYLKNYFPEAHFVSEEGFGDHVNNLQGLVFFVDPIDGTMNFIKAHDQFASMIGVYLNGQPLFGAIIDIIEDQLYYGGAGLGSFVNGRKLPQLIDVPLSQGLVMISNRFLNDVPYQNVKNQSSGLRVFGSAGISFTRLLRGSAILYISKLKPWDMAAGWAIGKPLGLIMRTIDGTPISMLKSQTVIIGTRCATEEAERILS; encoded by the coding sequence ATGACTAACTTGCATAGAATACAGCAGCATGTATTAGAAATTTTGACACAAGTGAAAAATCAGTTACAAGCTGATTTGAGCTATCAAACTATTCAAATAAAATCTTCCAGCACAGATTTAGTTACTGAACGAGATAAATCAGTTGAACAACAAATTATCACCTACTTAAAGAATTATTTTCCAGAAGCTCATTTTGTGAGTGAGGAGGGTTTTGGTGATCATGTCAATAATCTACAAGGTTTGGTCTTCTTTGTTGATCCCATTGACGGAACTATGAATTTTATTAAAGCTCACGATCAATTTGCCTCAATGATTGGTGTTTATTTGAATGGTCAACCGCTTTTTGGCGCCATTATTGATATTATAGAAGATCAACTTTATTATGGTGGCGCTGGACTAGGGTCGTTTGTTAATGGTCGCAAATTACCGCAGTTAATTGATGTTCCCTTAAGTCAAGGCTTGGTCATGATTAGCAATCGTTTCTTGAATGATGTACCTTACCAAAATGTAAAAAATCAGAGTAGCGGATTACGAGTTTTTGGTAGTGCAGGGATTAGTTTTACACGTTTATTGAGAGGAAGTGCTATTTTATACATCTCAAAATTGAAGCCTTGGGATATGGCGGCTGGCTGGGCTATCGGCAAACCACTAGGTTTAATAATGCGAACGATTGACGGCACCCCTATAAGTATGCTAAAATCACAAACTGTAATTATCGGAACAAGATGCGCAACAGAAGAAGCTGAGAGAATTTTATCTTAG
- the typA gene encoding translational GTPase TypA, translated as MKTREDIRNIAIIAHVDHGKTTLVNELLKQSDTLPEHMELGDRAMDSNDIEKERGITILSKNTAVNYQGTQINILDTPGHADFGGEVERIMKMVDGVLLVVDAYEGTMPQTRFVLKKALEQHLTPIVVINKIDRPGARPDEVVDEVLSLFIDLGADEDQLEFPVVYTSAVNGTSSYESAPEDQEHTMKPVFDTILKTIPAPVDNSDEPLQFQVAMLDYNDYVGRVGIGRVFRGKIKIGDQVSVLKLDGSKKNFRVTKIFGFFGLKRVEVEEAKAGDLIGLSGMDDIFVGETVTPVEHPDALPILRIDPPTLRMTFLANDSPFAGREGDLVTARKIQDRLEQQLQTDVSLKVEDAGTAGAWIVSGRGELHLSILVEEMRREGFELQLSRPEVIYEEIDGKLCEPFELVQIDTPDEYVGTIIDSMAQRKGEMKNMESTGNGQTRLTFLTPSRGLIGYSSEFLSQTGGYGIMNHAFEDYLPVIKNWEPGRRSGALVSINQGPSTTYSLQSVEERGQLFIGAGVDVYEGMIVGQSSRDQDIAVNVTKGKNLTNTRASGKDHSAAIKTPKSLSLEQSIEFLNEDEYCEVTPQSIRLRKKILNTNERKKADKKRKVVKD; from the coding sequence TTGAAAACAAGAGAAGATATTCGTAATATTGCGATTATTGCCCATGTCGATCATGGTAAAACGACATTAGTTAATGAACTTTTAAAGCAATCTGATACACTGCCTGAACATATGGAGTTAGGTGATCGGGCGATGGACTCTAATGATATTGAAAAAGAACGTGGTATTACTATTTTATCTAAAAATACTGCGGTTAATTATCAAGGTACTCAAATTAATATTTTAGATACACCTGGACATGCCGATTTTGGTGGCGAAGTGGAACGAATCATGAAGATGGTTGATGGTGTTTTATTGGTTGTGGATGCTTATGAAGGAACTATGCCACAAACACGTTTTGTGTTAAAAAAGGCTTTGGAACAACATTTAACGCCGATTGTTGTGATCAATAAAATTGATCGTCCCGGCGCGCGTCCTGATGAAGTAGTTGACGAAGTTTTGTCATTATTTATTGACTTGGGTGCCGATGAAGACCAGCTTGAATTTCCAGTTGTTTATACGTCAGCTGTCAATGGGACTTCTAGCTATGAATCTGCTCCAGAAGATCAAGAACACACGATGAAACCGGTATTCGATACCATTTTAAAAACAATTCCAGCGCCAGTCGATAATAGTGATGAACCGTTGCAATTTCAAGTTGCAATGTTAGACTATAACGATTACGTGGGTCGAGTTGGTATCGGTCGCGTGTTCCGTGGTAAAATCAAAATTGGTGATCAAGTTTCAGTGTTGAAACTTGATGGTTCTAAAAAGAATTTTCGTGTAACTAAAATCTTTGGTTTCTTTGGCTTGAAGCGTGTTGAAGTTGAAGAAGCTAAAGCCGGTGATTTGATTGGTTTATCCGGGATGGATGATATTTTTGTTGGGGAAACAGTTACCCCGGTGGAACATCCTGACGCCTTACCAATTTTGCGAATTGATCCACCAACTTTAAGAATGACTTTCTTAGCTAATGATTCACCGTTTGCTGGCCGTGAAGGCGATTTGGTGACAGCACGTAAAATTCAGGATCGTTTGGAACAACAATTACAAACTGATGTATCCTTAAAAGTTGAAGATGCGGGTACTGCTGGTGCTTGGATTGTTTCAGGACGTGGTGAATTACATCTATCCATTTTGGTTGAGGAAATGCGTCGTGAAGGTTTTGAATTACAATTGTCACGTCCAGAAGTTATTTACGAAGAAATTGATGGTAAGTTATGTGAGCCATTTGAATTAGTGCAAATTGATACACCTGATGAGTATGTTGGGACTATTATTGATTCAATGGCACAACGTAAAGGTGAAATGAAAAATATGGAAAGTACGGGTAACGGTCAAACTCGTCTGACTTTCCTAACACCATCACGGGGATTAATCGGCTATTCTTCTGAATTTTTATCACAAACGGGTGGCTACGGTATTATGAATCATGCCTTTGAAGATTATTTACCTGTTATTAAAAATTGGGAACCAGGACGTCGGAGTGGCGCCTTAGTGTCGATTAATCAAGGACCATCTACCACTTACAGCTTGCAATCAGTAGAAGAGCGTGGTCAATTGTTTATTGGTGCGGGTGTGGATGTTTATGAAGGAATGATTGTTGGTCAAAGTAGTCGTGATCAAGATATTGCTGTCAATGTTACGAAGGGTAAAAATTTGACAAACACTCGTGCATCCGGGAAAGATCATTCTGCAGCTATTAAGACGCCTAAATCTCTATCTTTAGAGCAGTCTATTGAATTTTTGAATGAGGATGAATATTGCGAGGTTACTCCTCAAAGTATTCGCTTGCGTAAAAAGATTTTAAATACTAATGAACGTAAAAAAGCTGATAAAAAACGAAAAGTAGTTAAAGATTAA
- a CDS encoding DUF1542 domain-containing protein: MNVNSGATVNVTSDSTARDGLVTIGGNLIVNEGGVFNVKGQNMGLFSGSLMNITSGGKIDVTGGAVELSADGSGILYLLNVSSSTINVDNPKSFILDASQNTNARLINNSTLTLNDIKSVNGTQTSGPLSKLVLKVTANNIGTINAPTEASAATDIIGKTSADEQQVVGWLSGLNLTGKKLEFVSAGPFINVNSVNVSSDKKHVTGHVSSTTSDADPNLTEQMKTTAKQNVLSAYNEAVSNVNHAQTSTDVVNAKNVGVQNIVAALTDAQNAAHTLQTDKTSALKDLSEAQTNANQTIDVTIV; the protein is encoded by the coding sequence TTGAATGTTAATTCAGGTGCTACAGTTAATGTGACGAGCGATAGCACTGCCAGAGATGGTTTAGTAACGATTGGTGGTAATTTAATCGTCAATGAAGGTGGCGTGTTTAATGTTAAAGGACAAAATATGGGGCTGTTTTCAGGCTCTCTTATGAATATCACTAGTGGTGGTAAAATTGATGTCACTGGTGGTGCAGTAGAGTTGTCAGCCGATGGTTCAGGCATTTTATATTTGTTGAATGTTAGCAGTTCCACAATTAATGTTGATAATCCTAAATCTTTCATTTTAGACGCTAGTCAGAATACCAATGCTAGGTTAATTAATAACAGTACTTTGACTTTAAATGATATTAAATCTGTTAATGGGACACAGACTTCTGGTCCATTGTCTAAATTGGTTTTGAAAGTTACAGCTAACAATATTGGTACAATTAATGCTCCGACAGAAGCTAGTGCAGCCACTGATATTATTGGTAAAACGTCAGCCGACGAACAACAAGTGGTTGGCTGGTTAAGTGGTCTCAATCTAACTGGAAAGAAATTAGAGTTTGTTTCAGCGGGACCGTTTATTAATGTTAATAGTGTTAATGTTTCGTCTGATAAGAAACATGTTACAGGTCATGTTAGTTCTACGACATCTGATGCGGATCCGAACTTGACAGAACAAATGAAGACAACAGCTAAGCAAAATGTACTGTCTGCATATAATGAAGCAGTAAGCAATGTTAATCATGCACAGACATCTACTGATGTAGTCAATGCTAAAAATGTGGGTGTTCAAAATATTGTAGCCGCTTTAACAGATGCACAAAATGCTGCCCATACTTTACAAACAGATAAAACTTCTGCTTTAAAAGATTTGTCTGAAGCACAGACAAACGCCAATCAAACAATTGATGTGACAATAGTTTAA
- a CDS encoding SLAP domain-containing protein — MQAAYDQAVSQVNVATDTTGVGSAKATGITNINKAVTDAQTNAGSHNTPTYYPTMPDDNDQHSTLTMQSQMCVVTINPNVTNGYVHLYDQDGKQISNRVLGANTAWRTDYKRTINGQVFYRVGTNEYVKASDIAFGTGAKVQIIDGVVTIRSDVSNGTAPVYDSQGNRIASRNLAANTQWLTNNEQTLINGQVYYQVATNEYVASSDINWTPESIVLNNQEGVLSINQASAPVYHYDLDRSLMTKSQNKGINNKNAWFYDKQLIVNGHAYYRVATNEWVEDNKVLLG, encoded by the coding sequence GTGCAAGCAGCCTATGACCAAGCAGTCAGCCAAGTCAATGTTGCTACGGACACGACAGGTGTCGGTTCTGCTAAGGCAACTGGTATTACTAACATTAATAAAGCCGTCACAGACGCACAAACTAATGCTGGGAGCCATAATACGCCGACTTATTATCCTACTATGCCAGATGATAATGATCAACATTCAACTCTGACAATGCAGTCACAAATGTGTGTGGTTACTATCAATCCTAATGTTACGAATGGTTATGTTCATCTGTATGATCAGGACGGTAAGCAAATTTCAAATCGAGTTTTAGGAGCTAATACTGCTTGGCGTACTGATTATAAGCGTACGATTAATGGTCAAGTCTTTTATCGTGTAGGTACCAATGAATATGTCAAAGCTAGCGATATTGCTTTTGGAACAGGTGCCAAAGTACAAATAATTGACGGTGTTGTAACAATTCGTTCAGATGTGTCGAATGGAACAGCTCCTGTTTATGATTCGCAGGGTAATCGAATAGCTTCGCGTAATTTAGCTGCTAATACTCAGTGGTTAACTAATAATGAGCAAACATTAATTAATGGTCAAGTTTATTATCAAGTAGCAACAAATGAGTATGTTGCGTCTAGTGATATTAACTGGACACCAGAGTCGATTGTTTTAAATAATCAAGAAGGTGTTTTATCTATTAATCAAGCTAGCGCTCCTGTATATCACTATGATTTAGACCGTAGTTTAATGACCAAGTCTCAAAATAAAGGAATAAATAATAAGAATGCTTGGTTCTATGATAAACAACTGATTGTTAATGGTCATGCTTATTATCGTGTAGCAACTAATGAATGGGTAGAGGATAATAAAGTTCTTTTAGGTTAA
- a CDS encoding FtsW/RodA/SpoVE family cell cycle protein, whose translation MIYSASSNAALLQGLSNIVYLKRQLIYVVIGLFGCFLFYLLKIDMLKRKLFVQDFVVVVLALLFYLLLKRHFDPQSMVNGASAWIPLGPIHLQPLELAKLALILYLAKVFSARSLRIRRQRLKLMMRELFPPILLAGLIILLTLLQPDLGGAAILASIVFLLTFSSGLDMKYVLAIVLALIALFAAAYFYFKHQLNVGSHSSYKLKRLMAFYHPFELEKTGGIQLVNSYYAINNGGLFGRGLGNSIQKLGYLPEPYTDFILSIISEELGIIGVIFVLALIFVLIVRIVYVGVKANNVYWTLLCYGVATLLFVQTAFNVGGVVGLLPITGVTLPFISYGGSSQIVLSICVGICLNVSVNLKREQTMEIKEG comes from the coding sequence ATGATTTACTCTGCCAGCTCCAATGCGGCGTTACTACAAGGTTTGAGCAATATTGTGTATTTAAAAAGACAGTTGATTTATGTCGTTATTGGCCTTTTTGGCTGCTTTTTATTTTATTTGTTGAAAATTGACATGTTAAAACGTAAATTATTTGTTCAAGATTTTGTTGTAGTTGTATTGGCATTGCTATTTTATTTATTATTAAAACGCCATTTTGATCCACAATCAATGGTTAATGGGGCTTCTGCGTGGATCCCGCTGGGGCCAATTCACTTACAACCGCTGGAATTGGCCAAGTTAGCTTTAATATTATATTTAGCAAAAGTTTTTAGTGCGCGCTCGTTGAGAATTAGACGACAGCGTTTGAAGTTGATGATGCGAGAATTATTTCCACCGATTTTGTTAGCAGGTTTAATTATTTTATTGACACTCTTGCAACCAGATTTAGGTGGTGCAGCTATTTTGGCTTCAATTGTGTTTTTGTTGACGTTCAGTTCGGGCTTGGATATGAAATATGTGCTAGCAATTGTATTGGCACTCATTGCGCTATTTGCAGCAGCCTATTTCTATTTTAAACATCAATTAAATGTTGGTAGTCATTCCTCATATAAATTAAAACGCTTGATGGCGTTTTATCATCCTTTTGAACTGGAAAAAACTGGTGGTATTCAATTAGTCAATTCGTATTATGCAATCAACAATGGTGGCTTGTTTGGTCGGGGATTAGGTAATAGTATTCAAAAATTGGGTTATCTTCCCGAACCTTATACGGATTTTATTTTGTCAATTATTAGTGAAGAATTAGGCATCATTGGTGTAATTTTTGTATTGGCATTAATATTTGTTTTAATTGTTCGGATTGTTTATGTAGGTGTGAAAGCTAATAATGTTTATTGGACATTATTATGCTATGGTGTGGCAACGTTGTTATTTGTTCAAACGGCGTTTAATGTTGGCGGTGTAGTAGGGTTATTGCCGATCACAGGCGTAACGTTGCCCTTCATCAGTTATGGTGGCTCCAGTCAAATTGTGTTGTCTATCTGTGTTGGGATTTGTTTGAATGTTTCAGTTAATTTAAAAAGAGAGCAAACAATGGAAATAAAGGAGGGATAG
- a CDS encoding YlbG family protein: MKLIPRQEVIVWMNNSHPSKKLRRFGTVIYVSFKMNYAIMYLDQAKLKQQVEQIARLSFVSKVELSPRQDLETYFDDKIGQVANLIPPELQSKEKD; this comes from the coding sequence GTGAAATTAATTCCGCGTCAGGAAGTAATTGTTTGGATGAATAATAGTCATCCTAGTAAAAAGTTACGTCGTTTTGGTACTGTAATTTATGTTTCTTTTAAGATGAACTACGCGATCATGTATTTAGATCAGGCTAAATTAAAACAACAAGTTGAACAAATCGCTCGGCTATCTTTTGTTAGTAAGGTTGAACTCTCGCCAAGACAAGATTTGGAAACTTATTTTGATGATAAAATTGGGCAAGTTGCCAATTTAATACCGCCAGAATTACAAAGTAAAGAGAAGGATTAA